Proteins from a genomic interval of Posidoniimonas polymericola:
- a CDS encoding DUF1573 domain-containing protein gives MYLRACLLLLATVVLAPVAHAQQWAKEMFDKVDHDFGSVARGSDTVYRFEVTNKYKEDIRLLSVRSSCGCTSPSVETTDWIKTWDKGYVVAKFNTRTFTGIHSATLTVDIEVKSPKVSTYRGQVQLRVHGNIRGDVVFEPGAIEFGEVEQGESLEKRVTVTYSGRSGWKIEDVRSASENLEVELTERQRSGGRVVYDLLARLKEGATPGMVKEQLAIVTNDSNNPRVPIEVQGRVVPEISVAPAHLVFGKVAEGESATKRLIVRGKTPFRIVSIECKDDCFKFTSDEDSKERHIVTVAFAAGAKPGEMKAPIIIHTDRGDAYAASCTAYATVEQAAEPASAKPQEEVAGSSQGALPTTTPLNSGLAQDL, from the coding sequence ATGTATCTGCGAGCGTGCCTGTTGCTGCTAGCCACCGTCGTCCTGGCCCCCGTGGCCCACGCTCAGCAGTGGGCCAAGGAGATGTTCGACAAGGTCGATCACGACTTTGGCTCCGTCGCCCGCGGCTCGGACACGGTCTACCGATTCGAGGTGACCAATAAATACAAGGAAGACATCCGCCTGCTGAGCGTCCGCTCGAGCTGCGGCTGCACCTCCCCTTCGGTCGAAACCACCGACTGGATCAAGACTTGGGACAAGGGCTACGTCGTCGCCAAGTTCAACACCCGGACCTTCACTGGCATCCACAGCGCCACGCTGACGGTTGACATCGAGGTCAAGAGCCCGAAGGTCTCGACCTACCGCGGCCAGGTCCAGCTCCGCGTGCACGGCAACATCCGCGGCGATGTGGTGTTCGAGCCGGGCGCGATCGAATTCGGCGAGGTCGAGCAGGGCGAGTCGCTCGAGAAGCGCGTGACGGTTACCTACTCCGGCCGCTCCGGCTGGAAGATCGAGGACGTCCGCAGCGCCAGCGAGAACCTCGAGGTAGAGCTGACCGAGCGTCAGCGCTCCGGCGGCCGCGTGGTCTACGACCTGCTGGCCCGCCTCAAAGAGGGCGCGACTCCGGGCATGGTCAAGGAGCAGCTGGCGATCGTGACCAACGACTCCAACAACCCACGCGTCCCGATCGAAGTGCAGGGGCGTGTCGTTCCCGAGATCTCGGTCGCACCGGCCCACCTGGTGTTCGGTAAGGTTGCCGAAGGCGAGTCCGCCACCAAGCGGCTGATCGTCCGCGGCAAAACGCCGTTCCGCATCGTCAGCATCGAGTGCAAGGACGACTGCTTCAAGTTCACTTCGGATGAGGACTCCAAAGAGCGTCACATCGTGACGGTCGCGTTCGCCGCCGGCGCCAAGCCGGGCGAGATGAAGGCCCCCATCATCATCCACACCGACCGCGGCGACGCCTACGCGGCCAGCTGCACGGCCTACGCCACGGTCGAGCAGGCCGCTGAGCCGGCCTCGGCGAAGCCCCAGGAGGAGGTCGCCGGCTCCTCGCAGGGCGCCCTGCCAACCACGACGCCGCTCAACAGCGGGCTCGCCCAGGACCTGTAG
- a CDS encoding nucleoporin, which produces MRKCLNALLVAVLTLGISIDYATAGWLFRRCCEPDPCCEPAPCCEPVSCCEVAEPVCCGSVEEVVVSDPAPADCGCSDATEGVVVESAPAEQPEPPSPTPAATFKPEQDWSSAPVEESPADAEAPSPAEPEPAPVPVEVQPEPESVTPPPMIEEETPPLPELVEEPAPAEEAPADDLFGEPAPAEEPADDDLFGDAPEPMAEEAPADYLFGEPAPAEEPADDDLFGDAPEPMVEEAPADDLFGEPAPAEEPADDDLFGDAPEPMVEEAPADDLFGEPAPAEEPDDDDLFGDAPEPMAEEAPADDFFGDSAPADEPASDDLFGGEEEPMTEEAPADDLFGEPAASDESSDDLFGGEEPADEEPAAEEAPAEEESDGFGDFFGEDVFGKAGPILRQPGGLNSPEMRTWVDNTGLYRTRARLVSVGDGAIKLLKANGRTSTVAFSRLSSMDLSFVNLQASAQQSQAVMRTAQR; this is translated from the coding sequence ATGCGTAAGTGCCTCAACGCCCTGCTGGTCGCCGTGCTGACCCTCGGCATTTCAATCGACTACGCCACTGCCGGTTGGTTGTTCCGTCGGTGCTGCGAGCCAGACCCGTGCTGTGAACCAGCTCCCTGCTGCGAGCCGGTTTCCTGCTGCGAAGTCGCGGAGCCGGTCTGTTGCGGTTCTGTAGAGGAAGTGGTGGTGAGCGATCCGGCTCCCGCCGATTGTGGTTGCAGCGATGCGACTGAGGGCGTTGTGGTTGAGTCGGCGCCCGCCGAGCAGCCGGAGCCCCCGTCGCCTACGCCGGCCGCGACTTTTAAGCCAGAGCAGGATTGGTCTTCGGCGCCGGTCGAAGAGAGCCCCGCCGATGCCGAGGCGCCTAGCCCTGCCGAGCCCGAGCCCGCGCCGGTGCCGGTCGAAGTGCAGCCCGAACCCGAGTCGGTCACGCCCCCGCCGATGATCGAAGAAGAAACCCCGCCGCTCCCCGAACTTGTGGAAGAGCCCGCCCCGGCCGAAGAGGCTCCGGCCGACGACCTGTTTGGCGAGCCAGCCCCTGCTGAGGAGCCGGCCGACGACGACCTGTTTGGCGACGCCCCCGAGCCGATGGCCGAAGAGGCTCCCGCCGACTACCTGTTCGGCGAGCCCGCCCCTGCTGAGGAGCCGGCCGACGACGACTTGTTTGGCGACGCCCCTGAGCCGATGGTCGAAGAGGCCCCGGCCGACGATCTGTTTGGCGAGCCCGCCCCTGCTGAGGAGCCGGCTGACGACGATCTGTTTGGCGACGCCCCCGAGCCGATGGTCGAAGAGGCCCCGGCCGACGATCTGTTTGGCGAGCCCGCCCCTGCTGAGGAGCCGGATGACGACGACCTGTTCGGCGACGCCCCTGAGCCGATGGCCGAAGAGGCCCCCGCCGATGACTTCTTTGGCGATTCCGCTCCAGCGGACGAGCCCGCCAGCGATGATTTGTTTGGTGGCGAAGAAGAGCCGATGACTGAGGAAGCTCCGGCCGACGATCTCTTCGGCGAGCCCGCGGCGAGCGACGAGTCATCCGACGACCTGTTTGGTGGCGAGGAGCCAGCCGACGAGGAGCCCGCCGCAGAAGAGGCCCCGGCCGAAGAAGAGTCGGACGGCTTCGGCGATTTCTTCGGTGAGGACGTGTTCGGCAAGGCAGGCCCAATCCTGCGTCAGCCGGGCGGACTCAACAGCCCCGAGATGCGCACCTGGGTCGACAACACCGGACTCTACCGTACGCGGGCCCGGCTGGTGAGCGTTGGAGACGGCGCTATCAAGCTGCTGAAGGCCAACGGCCGCACCAGCACGGTCGCGTTCAGCCGGCTCAGCTCGATGGACCTCAGCTTCGTGAACCTGCAGGCTTCGGCTCAGCAGAGCCAGGCGGTCATGCGGACGGCTCAGCGGTAG
- the hemG gene encoding protoporphyrinogen oxidase, protein MSENHAPRRIAIIGGGVAGLAAAVRLTELSPRVEPVVFEAEPQAGGVIHTVHDGEWMIEKSADNFLTKAPHGTRFCEKLGLTPELLETDPARRRALVVSNGRVTPTPEGFLLMSARAILPILRTPVLSWRGKLRLLSEPFVPRRKDDSDESVADFARRRVGREAFERLVQPLLAGIYTADPERLSMRATMPQFVENEQQHGSLFLAARRQKKQERQQTPESGARYSQFVAPRGGMQAIIDAAVAKLPEGAVRLLSPVRSVSQVDAQWRLEFEGREPEEFDGLIVATPAYHAARLLADADERLASLLEQIEYAGSTIVCLGVRVDQLPELPTGFGFVVPAVERRKIIAASFSSLKFPNRTPHDRLLIRVFFGGALQPELAELPDDQLIELAKQELGELCGLTGEPEQVLVARWPRRMPQYHLGHNELVDQIELQAASHRGLALAGAAYRGVGVPQCIDSGESAAERLHAQLASTPSG, encoded by the coding sequence ATGTCCGAGAACCACGCCCCCCGACGCATCGCGATCATCGGCGGCGGCGTGGCAGGCCTGGCCGCCGCCGTGCGGCTGACAGAACTCTCGCCCCGGGTCGAGCCGGTCGTCTTCGAGGCGGAGCCGCAGGCCGGCGGCGTAATCCACACCGTGCACGACGGCGAGTGGATGATCGAGAAGAGCGCCGACAACTTCCTCACCAAGGCGCCCCACGGCACGCGGTTCTGCGAAAAGCTGGGCTTAACCCCAGAGCTGCTCGAGACCGATCCGGCCCGACGGCGTGCCCTGGTCGTCAGCAACGGCCGCGTCACGCCAACGCCCGAAGGCTTCCTGCTGATGTCCGCCCGGGCAATCCTGCCTATTCTGCGGACGCCGGTGCTTAGCTGGCGGGGGAAGCTGCGGCTGCTGAGCGAGCCGTTTGTGCCCCGCCGCAAAGACGACTCGGACGAGAGCGTCGCGGACTTCGCCCGCCGCCGCGTTGGTCGCGAGGCGTTCGAGCGGCTAGTGCAGCCCCTGCTGGCTGGCATCTACACCGCCGACCCAGAGCGGCTCAGCATGCGGGCGACGATGCCACAGTTTGTGGAGAACGAACAACAGCACGGCAGCCTGTTCCTCGCGGCCCGGCGCCAGAAAAAGCAGGAGAGGCAGCAGACGCCGGAAAGCGGAGCGCGGTACTCGCAGTTCGTCGCCCCCCGCGGAGGTATGCAGGCGATCATTGACGCCGCGGTCGCGAAGCTGCCCGAGGGCGCCGTCAGGCTGTTGTCACCCGTCCGATCGGTGAGCCAGGTCGACGCCCAATGGCGGCTGGAGTTCGAAGGGCGAGAGCCGGAGGAATTCGACGGGCTGATCGTCGCGACGCCGGCATACCACGCGGCCCGCCTCCTCGCGGACGCCGACGAGCGGCTGGCGTCGCTGCTCGAGCAGATCGAGTACGCCGGCTCGACGATCGTGTGCCTCGGCGTGCGGGTCGACCAGCTGCCCGAGCTGCCGACTGGTTTTGGCTTCGTTGTCCCGGCGGTAGAACGCCGCAAGATCATCGCGGCCAGCTTCTCGAGCCTCAAGTTCCCCAACCGCACCCCACACGACCGGCTGCTGATCCGGGTGTTCTTCGGCGGCGCCCTCCAGCCAGAGCTGGCCGAGCTGCCCGACGACCAGCTGATCGAGCTGGCCAAGCAAGAACTCGGCGAACTCTGTGGGCTAACGGGCGAGCCTGAACAGGTGTTGGTGGCGCGGTGGCCGCGGCGGATGCCGCAGTACCACCTCGGCCACAACGAATTGGTCGATCAGATCGAGCTTCAGGCGGCTTCGCACCGCGGTCTCGCGTTGGCGGGCGCCGCGTACCGCGGGGTAGGGGTGCCGCAGTGCATCGACAGCGGCGAGTCGGCCGCGGAACGCCTGCACGCGCAGCTCGCCTCGACGCCTAGCGGGTAA
- a CDS encoding outer membrane beta-barrel protein, producing MPRVLHRAMALLLAALAVTALGTCLAAQPARSVSGPGEPLPPPVPTHQPEPIDAPSLFAPNPPEAVSEFAAAEDCPDCYGDADCYTDAEWQMNSGEWLTNSLARFHEFTSRNSATHGRATGLGRPLRGTSWLNRPYEASLDFGAFLMTNHPAAGVQGAHDKFAALTLGWDWDHYWGTQARLGWSTPELGNSEGGSDNLLLTDLSLMYYPWGDSAVRPYWRMGMGLTDIEFTNVNGVRQQEFLFTIPFGVGMKYQIRRWAAWKVEMVDNLALGVNGANTMNNFTLTCGFEARYGGRPGGYWAWQPRGYSW from the coding sequence GTGCCGAGAGTGCTACACCGCGCTATGGCGTTGCTGCTGGCGGCCCTTGCCGTCACCGCCCTGGGGACTTGTCTAGCCGCTCAGCCTGCCCGGTCGGTCTCCGGTCCAGGCGAGCCGCTGCCGCCGCCGGTTCCGACCCACCAGCCAGAGCCGATCGACGCCCCCAGCCTCTTCGCGCCCAATCCGCCAGAGGCGGTCAGCGAGTTTGCAGCGGCCGAGGATTGCCCCGACTGCTACGGCGATGCCGACTGCTACACCGATGCCGAATGGCAGATGAACTCCGGCGAGTGGCTCACCAACTCGCTCGCCCGGTTCCATGAATTCACCTCCCGCAATTCGGCGACCCACGGCCGAGCTACCGGGTTAGGCCGCCCCCTCCGCGGGACGAGCTGGCTGAACCGCCCGTACGAAGCCTCGCTCGACTTTGGGGCGTTCCTGATGACCAACCACCCCGCGGCGGGCGTCCAGGGGGCGCACGACAAATTCGCCGCGCTAACGCTCGGCTGGGACTGGGACCACTACTGGGGAACCCAGGCCCGCCTAGGCTGGTCGACCCCCGAACTCGGCAACAGCGAGGGCGGCTCGGACAACCTGCTGCTGACCGACCTCAGCCTGATGTACTACCCGTGGGGCGACTCGGCAGTCCGGCCCTACTGGCGGATGGGCATGGGACTCACCGACATCGAATTCACCAACGTCAACGGCGTCCGTCAGCAGGAGTTCTTGTTCACCATCCCCTTTGGCGTCGGCATGAAGTACCAGATTCGACGCTGGGCCGCCTGGAAAGTCGAAATGGTCGACAACCTGGCGCTCGGCGTGAACGGCGCCAACACGATGAACAACTTCACCCTGACCTGTGGCTTCGAGGCCCGCTACGGCGGCCGCCCCGGCGGCTACTGGGCCTGGCAACCCCGCGGCTACAGTTGGTAG
- a CDS encoding prephenate dehydrogenase, protein MATFGVVAIIGPGLIGGSIGLGLKARGLADRVVGVVRSDRSAERAVQAGVVDQTTQDLAAAAAEADLTIVCTPVADVPAHCQQVAAAARSGAIITDAGSTKERLVAEVDATLAGSGVKFVGSHPLAGDHKSGPESARAELLAGRVVVVTPTDQTDSQALSRVCELWTALGARVEPMSPVDHDAALARTSHAPHVIATALANATPEDLLGLTGGGWRDTTRVAAGSPTLWRDILLDNPQATLAALDAFSQQLGRLQQAIADHDRDAIYRCLEEGKLRRDALGS, encoded by the coding sequence ATGGCGACCTTCGGCGTAGTAGCGATAATCGGGCCGGGGCTCATCGGTGGGTCGATCGGACTGGGGTTGAAGGCTCGGGGGCTCGCGGACCGCGTGGTTGGCGTGGTGCGGTCGGATCGCTCGGCAGAACGTGCCGTGCAGGCCGGCGTGGTCGACCAGACGACGCAAGACCTGGCCGCCGCGGCGGCCGAAGCTGACCTGACGATCGTCTGCACCCCGGTGGCGGACGTGCCGGCCCACTGCCAGCAGGTGGCGGCCGCGGCCCGGTCCGGCGCGATCATCACCGACGCCGGCAGCACCAAAGAGCGGCTGGTCGCCGAGGTCGACGCAACGCTCGCCGGCTCTGGCGTTAAGTTTGTCGGCAGCCACCCGCTTGCAGGCGACCACAAGTCTGGGCCAGAATCTGCCAGGGCCGAACTGCTAGCAGGCCGGGTGGTCGTCGTTACTCCGACCGACCAGACCGACAGCCAGGCCCTGAGCAGGGTTTGCGAGCTCTGGACCGCCCTCGGCGCCCGGGTAGAGCCAATGTCGCCCGTCGACCACGACGCCGCGTTGGCCCGCACCAGCCACGCGCCGCACGTGATCGCTACCGCACTGGCTAACGCAACCCCGGAAGACCTGCTGGGGCTGACGGGCGGCGGCTGGCGTGACACGACGAGGGTTGCCGCTGGGAGCCCGACCCTATGGCGGGACATCCTGCTGGACAACCCACAGGCCACCCTCGCCGCACTAGACGCGTTTAGCCAGCAGCTCGGCCGGCTGCAGCAGGCGATTGCGGACCACGACCGCGACGCTATTTACCGATGCCTCGAAGAAGGGAAGCTCCGCCGAGATGCTCTGGGAAGTTGA
- the purL gene encoding phosphoribosylformylglycinamidine synthase subunit PurL produces MLWEVDIHPAASQADRAAERLIASARAAGYSENLQAATARSFLVQGEHLGEAELQRICDQLLCDRVVEQAVFAPVGDDRLVATPERLTGDATLVQVLPKPGVMDPVALSAETAIADLGVERPLVRTLNKYWLTGVDAATAQSISDRLLANDAIEQAVLGPLSVDHLDAGGAYEFKLQHVQISGLDDAALMRLSKEGQLYLQLAEMQTIQRYFADLGREPTDIELETLAQTWSEHCSHKTLAGRIAYRDENGERTFDNMLKETIFAATLALRERWGDDDWCVSIFKDNAGIVRFDDEDNIAFKVETHNHPSALEPYGGANTGLGGVIRDTLGTGLGAKPVCSTDVFCFAPPTADAADLPPGVLHPRRVMQGVVEGVRDYGNRMGIPTVNGAVYFDERYLGNPLVYCGNAGIIPRDKSFKEPLPGDLAVAIGGRTGRDGIHGATFSSAELTSESEDLSGGAVQIGNAIEEKRVLDVLLQARDRGLYTAVTDCGAGGFSSAVGEMGEEIGAEVWLEKAPLKYDGLSYTEIWISEAQERMVFSVPEEKLEEFQSLCGSEGVEAIVIGRYTPTGNLLLKYGDEVVGELPMSLLHDGRPPVVRQASYTPAPIEPLNPPDKADYTDDLLKILGSLNVASKEWVIRQYDHEVQGGSVVKPLVGVKSDGPGDAAVVRPKLASRRGMVISCGMNPRYGDLDTGRMAASAIDEAVRNCVAVGADPTRIAVLDNFCWGDCEKPETLGSLVRAAITCHDLSLELETPFVSGKDSLNNEFSYESDGQKQTIAIPPSLLISAMGQVADVESCVTMDLKQAGNALYLIGDTRDELGGSHFALVNNLTGGAAPNVNGLAARETFLAMHRAISGGLVRSCHDLSEGGLAAAAAEMAFAGELGAQIDLSSVPFAGPGDTVATRLFSETNTRFLCEVAPENEAAFTVALGGRAAKVGVVTEDPKLTIESPGGAVVSAPLDQLKAAWKSPLAW; encoded by the coding sequence ATGCTCTGGGAAGTTGATATCCACCCTGCCGCCTCGCAGGCCGACCGCGCCGCCGAACGGCTGATCGCATCGGCCCGGGCCGCCGGCTACTCCGAAAACCTGCAGGCGGCCACCGCCCGCTCGTTCCTGGTCCAGGGCGAGCACCTCGGCGAGGCCGAGCTGCAGCGGATCTGCGACCAGCTGCTGTGCGACCGCGTGGTCGAGCAGGCGGTTTTTGCCCCGGTCGGCGATGACCGCCTGGTCGCGACGCCCGAGCGGCTGACCGGCGACGCTACGCTGGTGCAGGTGCTGCCCAAGCCGGGGGTGATGGACCCGGTCGCGCTCAGTGCCGAGACCGCCATCGCCGACCTCGGCGTCGAACGCCCGCTGGTCCGGACCCTCAACAAGTACTGGCTGACCGGCGTCGACGCGGCGACCGCCCAGTCGATTAGCGACCGGCTGCTGGCCAACGACGCCATCGAGCAGGCGGTGTTGGGGCCGCTGTCGGTCGACCACCTCGACGCGGGCGGCGCCTACGAGTTCAAGCTGCAGCACGTGCAAATTAGCGGCCTCGATGACGCCGCCCTGATGCGGCTTAGCAAGGAGGGCCAGCTCTACCTGCAGCTCGCCGAGATGCAGACCATCCAGCGTTACTTCGCCGACCTGGGCCGCGAGCCGACCGACATCGAGCTCGAGACCCTCGCCCAGACCTGGAGCGAGCACTGCAGCCACAAGACGCTGGCCGGCCGCATCGCGTACCGCGACGAGAACGGCGAGCGGACCTTCGACAACATGCTGAAGGAGACGATCTTCGCCGCGACCCTCGCGCTCCGCGAGCGGTGGGGCGACGACGACTGGTGCGTCAGCATCTTCAAGGACAACGCCGGCATCGTCCGCTTCGACGATGAGGACAACATCGCCTTCAAGGTTGAGACCCACAACCACCCGTCGGCCCTCGAGCCGTACGGCGGCGCCAACACCGGCCTGGGGGGCGTGATCCGCGACACGCTCGGCACCGGGCTCGGCGCCAAGCCGGTCTGCAGCACCGACGTCTTCTGCTTCGCCCCGCCGACCGCCGACGCCGCCGACCTGCCGCCGGGCGTGCTCCACCCGCGACGCGTCATGCAGGGCGTGGTCGAGGGGGTCCGCGACTACGGCAACCGGATGGGCATCCCCACGGTCAACGGCGCGGTCTACTTCGACGAGCGCTACCTGGGCAACCCGCTGGTCTACTGCGGCAACGCCGGCATCATCCCCCGCGACAAGTCGTTCAAGGAGCCGCTGCCGGGCGACCTGGCCGTGGCGATCGGCGGCCGCACCGGCCGCGACGGCATCCACGGCGCCACGTTCTCCAGCGCCGAGCTGACCAGCGAGAGCGAAGACCTCTCCGGCGGCGCCGTGCAGATCGGCAACGCGATCGAAGAAAAACGCGTGCTCGACGTGCTGCTGCAGGCCCGCGACCGCGGGCTGTACACCGCCGTGACCGACTGTGGCGCCGGCGGGTTCTCGTCGGCCGTCGGTGAGATGGGCGAGGAGATCGGCGCCGAGGTTTGGCTCGAGAAGGCGCCGCTCAAGTACGACGGCCTGTCCTACACCGAGATCTGGATTTCCGAGGCCCAAGAGCGGATGGTGTTCTCGGTGCCCGAGGAGAAGCTCGAGGAGTTCCAGTCGCTGTGCGGGTCGGAGGGGGTCGAGGCGATCGTCATCGGACGCTACACGCCGACCGGCAACCTGCTGCTCAAGTACGGCGACGAGGTCGTCGGCGAGCTGCCGATGTCGCTGCTGCACGACGGCCGCCCGCCGGTGGTGCGTCAGGCGAGCTACACGCCGGCCCCGATCGAGCCGCTCAACCCACCCGACAAGGCCGACTACACCGACGACCTGCTGAAGATCCTGGGCTCGCTGAACGTCGCCAGCAAGGAGTGGGTCATCCGGCAGTACGACCACGAGGTGCAGGGCGGCAGCGTCGTCAAGCCGCTGGTCGGCGTGAAGTCCGACGGCCCGGGCGACGCCGCCGTGGTGCGGCCAAAGCTCGCTTCGCGTCGCGGCATGGTGATCAGCTGCGGCATGAACCCCCGCTACGGCGACCTCGACACCGGCCGCATGGCCGCCAGCGCCATCGACGAGGCGGTCCGCAACTGCGTCGCCGTGGGGGCCGACCCGACCCGCATCGCGGTGCTGGACAACTTCTGCTGGGGCGACTGCGAGAAGCCCGAGACCCTTGGTTCGCTGGTCCGGGCCGCGATCACCTGCCACGACCTGTCGCTCGAGCTCGAGACCCCCTTCGTGAGCGGCAAGGACAGCCTGAACAACGAGTTCAGCTACGAATCCGACGGGCAGAAGCAGACGATCGCCATCCCGCCGTCGCTCTTGATCAGCGCGATGGGCCAGGTGGCCGACGTCGAGAGCTGCGTGACGATGGACCTGAAGCAGGCGGGCAACGCCCTGTACTTGATTGGCGACACACGCGACGAGCTTGGCGGTTCGCACTTCGCCCTGGTGAACAACCTGACCGGCGGCGCGGCGCCGAACGTCAATGGACTTGCCGCCCGCGAGACGTTCCTCGCCATGCACCGGGCGATCAGCGGCGGGCTGGTCCGATCGTGCCACGACCTGAGCGAGGGCGGCCTGGCGGCGGCCGCCGCTGAGATGGCGTTCGCCGGCGAGCTTGGCGCCCAGATCGACCTTTCGAGCGTTCCGTTCGCGGGCCCCGGAGATACGGTCGCGACCCGGCTGTTCAGCGAGACCAACACCCGCTTCCTGTGCGAGGTCGCGCCGGAAAATGAAGCGGCGTTCACCGTCGCGCTCGGCGGGCGGGCCGCCAAGGTCGGCGTCGTGACCGAGGATCCTAAGTTGACGATCGAGAGCCCAGGCGGCGCGGTCGTCAGCGCTCCGCTTGATCAGCTGAAGGCGGCGTGGAAGTCGCCGCTCGCGTGGTGA
- a CDS encoding zinc ribbon domain-containing protein yields the protein MPSGPENRDRPVCPSCGAPVEPGAPACPACGEQLYVEHPGQYPRDATAVEEMEQREKDRQ from the coding sequence ATGCCAAGCGGACCCGAGAATCGTGATCGCCCTGTATGCCCGTCTTGCGGGGCCCCAGTTGAGCCCGGGGCGCCTGCCTGCCCAGCGTGTGGTGAGCAGCTCTACGTCGAGCACCCGGGGCAGTACCCCAGGGATGCGACCGCGGTCGAAGAGATGGAGCAGCGGGAGAAAGACCGCCAGTAG